One Falsihalocynthiibacter arcticus DNA segment encodes these proteins:
- a CDS encoding invasion associated locus B family protein, which translates to MKSLFTKTHGIVFGLLACVAFGTSAGAQESTNRVAANTDWSVFVEDDPTECWAVSAPKSTKNTKDGRDVAVRRSDILLYVTYRPGSAVTSEISFTGGYPFADGSIVTVKVGETTFDFFTTKENAWPATSGDDAKIIGAMKRGADAVVTGRSSRGTQTQDTFSLLGFTAAIDEAEKRCGS; encoded by the coding sequence ATGAAATCACTATTTACAAAAACACACGGCATTGTTTTTGGACTACTTGCGTGTGTTGCTTTTGGAACAAGTGCAGGTGCCCAAGAATCCACGAATCGTGTGGCGGCAAACACCGATTGGAGTGTGTTTGTTGAGGATGACCCCACCGAATGTTGGGCCGTGTCCGCGCCTAAGAGCACCAAAAACACCAAAGATGGTCGGGATGTGGCCGTTCGTAGAAGCGACATTTTGCTTTATGTAACGTATCGCCCGGGGTCTGCGGTAACTTCGGAAATATCGTTCACGGGCGGCTATCCCTTCGCGGATGGCTCGATCGTGACTGTCAAAGTTGGCGAAACCACGTTCGATTTTTTCACCACCAAAGAGAACGCGTGGCCCGCAACCTCTGGGGATGACGCGAAAATTATCGGTGCCATGAAGCGCGGTGCCGATGCTGTTGTGACAGGTCGCTCGTCGCGTGGAACGCAAACCCAAGACACGTTTAGCCTGCTTGGATTTACTGCGGCCATTGATGAAGCCGAAAAACGGTGTGGTTCCTAA